A portion of the Verrucomicrobiia bacterium genome contains these proteins:
- a CDS encoding zinc ribbon domain-containing protein: MPTYIYETIPEKTGRKIRRFEVKQSMKDAPLERDPETGLPVRRVISGGLAPLLSSGESNGDCGNGRCEMPSPAAHTCGSMCGCTTN, translated from the coding sequence ATGCCTACGTACATTTACGAGACGATTCCTGAGAAGACCGGGCGGAAGATCCGCCGGTTCGAGGTCAAGCAGTCCATGAAGGACGCGCCGCTGGAACGCGACCCGGAAACGGGGCTTCCGGTGCGCCGGGTGATCTCCGGAGGGCTCGCGCCCCTGTTGAGCTCCGGGGAATCCAACGGAGACTGCGGCAACGGCCGTTGCGAGATGCCCTCGCCGGCGGCACACACCTGCGGTTCCATGTGCGGTTGCACGACCAATTGA